The Deinococcus carri DNA window GCAGGACGGGCGGATCGGCGGCCAGGGCGCGGGCCACACCCACGCGCTGCGCCTGGCCGCCCGACAGCTCACCGGGTTTCTTGCTGCGGTACACAGCGGGGTCGAGGCCCACCAGCTCCAGCAACTCGTCCACCCGCCGGGCGGTCCGCTGGCGGTCCCAGCCCAGCAGGTCGGGGACGGTGGCCACGTTCTGCGCGATGGTCAGGTGCGGGAACAGGCCGATCTGCTGGATCACGTAGCCGATGCCCCGGCGCAGCACCTCGGGGCGCAGGTCGCGGGTGTCGCGGCCGTCCAGCAGCACCCGCCCCCCGCCCGGTTCAATCAGGCGGTTGATCATCCGCAGTGTGGTGGTCTTGCCGCAGCCGCTGGGGCCAAGCAGGGCGGTCAGTTCGCCCTCCGGGAAGACCAGGCTCAGGTCACGCACGGCAAAGGTGCCGCCGTACTGTTTTTCCAGGTGTTGCAACTCAATCATGACGGCTCCGGAAAAGGAAGGCGGGGTGGGGGAGGCGGGGTGCGGTTTGTCTCGCCTCCCCCGCTCATTCCACCCGCCCGAGGCGCTGGCCCAGCACCCCTTCGAGGGCGCGCAGCGCCGCGTCGAGCAGCAGGGCGAGCAGGGCCGCCGGGACCGCGCCCAGCAGGATCAGGTCGCTGGCCGCACTTTGCAGCCCCTTGAAGATGTAGCTGCCCAGGCCCCCCGCGCCGATCAGCGCCGCCACCGCCGTCACGCCGACCAGCAGCACGGCGGCCTGCCGGACCCCGCTGAGCCACACCGGCAGCGCCAGCGGCAGCTCGACCCGCCAGAACATCTGCGCGGCCGTCATGCCCATGCCGCGCGCGGCGTCGAGGGCACCGGGGGAGACACCGCGCAGCGCCACCACCCCGTTGCGCAGGATGGGCAGCAGGGCATACAGCGTCAGGGCCACCAGGGTCGGGGCGGCCCCGATGCCGCTGACGCCCAGCTCGCGCAGCCAGGGAAAGGCGTTCGCCAGGGCCGCCAGCGGCGCGATCAGCAGGCCCAGCAGGGCCAGGCTGGGCAGGGTCTGGATGCCGTTCGCCAGGCCCAGCACCACGCCCGCTGGCCGCTCCCGCCGCGCCGCCCACACCGCCAGCGGCACCCCCAGCAGCAGCGCCAGGCCCAGCCCGCCGCCCACCAGCCGCAGGTGCTGCCCGAGTTCCTGCACCCAGCGCGGCCCCTCGCTGCGGCCCTCCACCAGCACCGACCAGGCGTTCAGGTGTCCGGCCAGAAAGAGGGCGGCCACCGGGGGCAGCCAGGCCCAGGCCAGCCCGCGTTCCCGGCGGGTGCGGCCCAGCAGCCCCGCGGCGTAAGCGGCGATGCCGGCCCCCAGCAGAAACAGCCAGACGCCGCCCGCCGCACTCGCCCGCGCGAAGGGCGGCTGCCCGACCAGCGCCGTCCGCGTCTCTGCCCCCAGCCCCCAGAACCCCGCCGCGACCGCCAGCGACGCGGCCAGCCAGGTCAGGCGCGGGGCCAGCCGGAAGGTGCACAGGGGCAGGAGCGCCAGCAGCAGTGCCCCACCCAGCAGCGCGGGCGGCAGCCGCAGGTATTCGCCGGGTGCGAGGCGGTTGGGCCGCAGCAGCACCCACGGCAGCAGTGCCCCCGCCAGCATCGGCAGGGCGGCCAGCAGCAGAACGGTGCCCGTGCCGCCGGGACCGGACGGGGAGGCGGAACGGCTCACGCCTGGCGTGGGCGGAAGCCGCCCGGGATCACTTGATCAGGCCCTTGCCCCTGAGGTACGTGCGGGCCACGTCCTGCGCGGTGCGGCCTTCCAGCGCGACCTGGGCATTCAGGCCTTGCAGCGTGGACTGGGTGAGGGTGGCGAAAGTCTTGTTCAGCAGCGCCGCGATCTGCGGGTTGGCCTTGAGCACCTCGCTGCGGATGATGGGCGCGGGCTGGTAGACGGCCTGCGCGCCCTTCGGGTCCTTCAGGGCCACCAGCTTCAGCGCGGCGAGCGTCCCGTCGGTGCCGTAGGCCATCGCCGCGTTGACGCCGCTGGTGCCACTGGCGGCGGCCTGTTGCGTCTGGGGCGGGGTCGCGCCGGCCAGCACCAGCTTCTGGTCGGGCCGCAGCTTGAAGCCGTAGGCCGCCTCGAAGGCGGGCATGGTGTCGGGGCGGTTGAAGAACTCGGGGCTGCCCGCGATCTTGAACCGCCCGCCGCCCTTCAGGTAACGGGCCAGGTCGGCCACGCTGCCCAGTTTCTGCTGCGCCGCCAGCGCCTGCGGCACGGCGATCACCCAGGTGTTGTTGACGTTGGCGGGCTTCAGCCAGGTGACGCCGTTCTTGAGGTCCAGTTGCCGCGCGTACCCGTAGATCCTGCCGGGATTGCCCGCCTCCTTCGCGCTGATCTTCGCCTGCGGAAAGAGGTACACGGCGTTCCCGGTGTACTCGGGGTACACGTCGATCTCGCCCGCCAGCAGCGCCTTGCGGTTCACGCCCGTGTCGCCCAGGTTGGTCCGGTCGGTGACATCGAGGCCCGCATTGCGCAGGGTCAGGACGATCATCTGCCCGAGAATCTGGGCCTCGGGGTCGAGTTTGCTGCCCACCACGATGGGTTTGGCGGCGGCGCTGCCCACCAGCACGGCCAGCGAGAGACAGAGAACCTTGTTCATGCTGAGGCTCAACGTACCCGCCCCCCGGCCTCCCACCGGTAGGACAGGTCACAAAGCCCGGCAGGCGAGCGGACCGCCCCTGTAGAGCGGCCCGCCCGGCTGCCTGCGTTTTAGAGCATTGGTCATAAAGATGGTGTCATTTTTTGACCCTCTCCCCTTGCGGGACTCGTAGAGCTGCGGAGCAGAGAGGGCCTTGCGAAGCAAGGGGAGAGGGGTTCTTTTTACGTCAAATGCGCTAGAGGTTGCCCTTGAGGGTACCGGCGACCTTGAAGCGAATCTTCCTGCCCGCCGGAATCTGGATTTTCTCGCTGGTGCCCGGGCGCACGCCGGTGCGGGCGGCCGTTTCCGTGACGCTCAGCGTTCCCAGACCGGGCAGCCCCACGGTCTTGCCGTCGCGCAGGGCCTCGGCGATGCCGCCCAGCAGGGTGGCGACGGCTTCACCCGCCTGCTTGCGGCTCAGGCTGGTCCGCTCGGCGATCTGGTCGATGATCTGGGTCTTGGCAATCTTGCCGCTGCCCGCGCGGGTTTCTGCTCCCCCGGCGTCGTTGCCCCTGGCTTCGGACGGCGATGTTCTGGCCATGCGTGGTCCTCCGAAAGGTGGATTTGAGCGAATTGTTGGCTCAAATGCACAGTAACACACGTTTGTCGTGATGCAAGCCCGCAACCCCCACTGGGCGCGGCTTTTGCCCCCGACCTGCTGTCCGTATGGGGACAGTTCAGCCTTCCCGCAGCCGCAGCACCCGCACCCGCCCGGTCAGGGCGTCAAAGGTCCACAGCCGCCCGCGCAGCGCCTCGCCCACGCCGCCCAGCACCTTGAGGGCCTCCAGCGCCATTACGCTGCCCACCACGTTCGGCAGCGGCCCCAGCACGCCCGCCTCGTCGCAGGATTCGGCCCCACCGGGGTCGGGGAACACGTCGCGCAGCCCCAGGTCGGGCCCGAACACGCTGACCAGGCCGCTGCTGCCGCTCGCCGCGCCCCACACCCACTCGCGCCCCGCCCGCCCACAGGCATCCGCGATGGCGTAGCGCGCCCCGAAATTGTCGGTGGCGTCCACCACCAGGTCCACGCCGCCCACCAGGGCGTCGGCGTTCGCCTCGTCCAGCCAGGGGGCCGCTTCCACCTGCACGAAGGGATTGAGGGCCTGGGCGCGGGCGGCGACCACCTCCGCCTTCGGCCTTCCCACGTCCCCCACCCCGAACTGCGTCTGACGGTGCAGGTTGCTGAGGTCCACCGTATCGCCATCCGCAATCACCAGCCGCCCCACGCCCGCGCCTGCCAGTTGCAGGATGACCGGGCCTCCCAGCCCGCCCGCGCCGACCACCAGCACGGCGGCGGCCCGCAGGCGCTCCTGCGCCCCCGCATCCAGCCATTCGGGCACCAGCAGTTGCCGCGAGTAGCGCCGCAGTTCGGTCCGGGAGAGGGGAGAGGCGGGGCCGGAAGTCATGGGGGCAGTGTAGAGCGGGGATAGAGCGGGGGGAGGCTCCGGCGTCTGCTCTCAGCGTTTCGCGCTGTGGTCGCCCTCCGCGAACTCCTCCAGCATCTTCGCGTTGAAGGCGGAGAGGTCGTCCGGCTTGCGGCTGGTGACGACGCCCCGGTCGGTGACAACCTCCTCGTCCACCCACTCGGCCCCGCTGTTGCGCAGATCGGTCTGGAGGCTGGGCCAGCTCGTTATTCTCAGGCCGCGGCTGATGCCGGATTCGAGCAGCGACCAGGTGCCGTGGCAGATGGCGGCAATGGGCTTGCCCGCGTCGTAAAAGGCGCGCACAAAGGCCATCGCCTCCGGGCTGAGGCGCAGTTTGTCGGGGTTGACGGTGCCGCCGGGCAGCAGCAGGGCGTCGAAGTCGTTCGCGCTGACCTCAGTGATGGTGCGGTCCACCTTCACCTTGCCGGCGGGTTCGAGGTCGTGGTTCATGCCCTGCACCTCGCCCGGCTTCAGGCTGACGACCTGGGTCACGGCTCCGGCCTGCTGGAGCGCCTGGCGCGGCTGTTCGAGTTCCACCCTCTCGAAGCCGTCGGCCACCAGGATGGCGACCTTCTTGCCCTGCACGTTCTTCTGCTGCTGTGTCATGGGCAGAGGCTACGGGTCACGCTGCCGCCTGCGCCTGAAGGGGGCCTGGATACGGATTCCGGCCACTCCGTTCTCCTTCGGGAAAGAGCCGAAGGAGAACTCCATTCTGGAATCCGTCCTTTTCCTACTCCTTCCAGTCGGGTTTCGCAGTTATGCCATAACTGCTCAACCGGAATTCGTATGAAGTGCGCTTCACGCTTGCCCGCCCGGCTAGAATGCGCGGCGATGCTCCTCCTGGTCGCGCTCGCCTCGTATCTGCTCGGTTCCCTGGTGGCCGGGGTGCTGTATTCGCGGGCGCTGGGGGAGGATATTCGCGCGCGCGACCTGCCGGGGGGCAGCGGGACCTACCGCCAGCACGGCCTCGCGGCGGCGCTGCTGGTGACGGCCGGTGACATGCTCAAGGGGGCCGCCGCCGTGCTGCTGGCGCGCTGGCTGACGCCGGGGCACACCTGGGTCGCCACGCTGTTCGTGGTGCTGGGCCATTGCTACCCCGTGTTCTTCGGCTTCCGGGGTGGGGGCGGCATCGCGCCGCTGCTGGGGGCGCTGCTGGTGGCCGCGCCCGTGACGCTGGCGGGAACGGTGGCCGCCGGCCTGGCCCTGATTCCGCTCTACCGCGTGACCCTCCAGCGGCGGCTGGGGCTGAACGCGGTGCCCTTTGCCACCGCCGTCGCCGTGCCGCTGGGGCTGCTGCTCGCGGCGCGCTTCGGCGGCCTGCCCGACCTGCTGGCCGGGGGCGCGGCGATGGCGGTGCGCGCCCTGCACCTGCTGACCGGGCAAAAGCGGCCCGCATGAGGCGCGGTTTCGCCGGGCCAGTCCTCATGGGGCCAGTCCTCGCCGCCCTCGCCCTGCTGGGGGGCAGCGCGGGGGCAGACGCTGTGCTGGAAGGCCGCACCCTGCGCTTCGAGGACGGCGCGAACCTCCTCTGGTCCCGCCACTATCCCGCTGGTCTGGGCGACCTGACCGGCCCGGTCACGCTGGGGGACGTGACGTACCTGGGGGTCGGCCCGGTGGTGTACGCGCTGGGGCCGGACGGCACGGCGCGGGCACGCTCCGACCTGCCCGGCACCGTCACGTCGCTGGACACGACGGGCGGCACCGTGCGGGTCAGCACCAGCGGCGACGGGTACATGGAGCGCTTCACGCTGGGCAGCGCGCAGGATGGCGGACGGGTGCAGGAGCGGGTGGTCTTTCCGCCCGACCCGGACGTGACCGGGTGGCTGCGCCACGCCGCGGCCCTGGTCCCGGCCGAGGACCTGGCGCGGGCGGCGCGCGAGGACCCCCTCAACCCCTTCCTGGCGCTGCGCGAGGCGCAGGAGGCCGCCCGGCGCGGCGACCGCTACGCCATGCTGGGCGCGGTGCGGCGCAGCCTGGGGGGCGACCTGCCCTTTCCCGCCTGGGTGGAGCTGGCCGCCGGGCTGGATGCCAGCGGCTTTCCGGCGGCGGCCAACCTGGCCCTGGACCGTGCCCGCCGTGACGCCGCCGCCCGCGGCTACGACCCGGAGGTGCGGGTCAGCCGCCAGGCCCTCTTCGCCTACGGGAACCCCAGCGGCTACGTGGGCACGCTGCTCGACCAGGGCCGCCTGGGCCGCGCCGAGGTGTGGCTGCGCTACCTGCGCGACCTGCACCCCCGTTTCGAGGGCGGCCCGGCCCTGTACGCCCGCTACGCCGCGCTGCTCGACGCCCAGGGCCGCAGCGGCGAGGCGGAGGAGTGGCGGCAGTTCACGCGCGGGCTGCGGGCCGGGACCCTCTACAACCTGGGGCCGGACGCGCCGCGGCAGGTGCGGGACGTCGTCCGGCTCTCGACGCTGGCCCTCTTGCTGGCGCTCCTGTCCGCGCTGCTGGTCCTGACCGTCCGGGCCTGGCGCGTGCAGGGCGAGGACACCCGCGCGCTGGGCGGCCGCTGGGGGGCCTGGCTGCGGCACCCGCTGGCCCGCGTGCGGCGGGTGGCGGTGCTGTACGCCCCCTGGGGCGAGCGGCTGGGGCTGGTGGCCCTGGCCGCCGGGCTGGTGGTCAGCGTGGCGGGCTGGCAGTGGGCCAACACCACGGCCCAGCGGCTGAATGCCCCGGCGCTGAACATCGGCACCTATGGCGGGGGTTGGTACGCGGCCCGCCTGGACGACTTGGACCTGCGTGCCACGCCCGACACGGCGCTGCTGGCCGGTTTGAGCACCCAGCTCGGCGGCGAGGACAGCGCCGCCCGCGACCGCTATACCCGCGCCGGGGACGCCTGCGCGCTGAACAACCTGGGCACCCTCGCGCAGACGCACGGCGACGAACCGCAGGCCCGCGAGCAGTACCGCGCCGCGCTGGCCGCCCGGCCCGACCTGGCCGCCCCCGCCTACAACCTGGGGCTGAATCCCGGCACGCCCGGCACCATCTTCCAGCGCACCTACCGACCCGGCGATCCCCGGCTGTGCTACCCCGACGACCGCAGCCTGACCCGCGCCGTGCAGGGCGACCTGAGCGTGACCCTGCTGCGCGACCTGCGGGACCCGCTGGGCAACCTTTCTCCCGGCGGCAGCCCGGCCAGCGTGCGCCTGGGCTGGGCCTTTCTGGGGGCACTGGCCCTGCTGACGCTGCTGGGGCTGTCCCTGCTGGTGCCGCGTCCGGCGGGTGCTGCCCGCCAGGGCCGCCCCGCCGCCTACCGCCTGGCCGCGCTGCTGCTGCCCGGCACCGCCCTGCTGGAGGGGGCCTGGGGCGGGGTGCTGCTGCTGGCCTGGGCGGGGGCCATGGCGGCCCTGGCCCCCCTGGCGGGCCTGACCCGCTTCGCCACCCCGCTGGACCCCACGAACCCCGCGACCCGCGCGGGCCTGCTCACGCTGCTGGCCGCCACCTACGCGCTGAACACGCTGGCCTTGGTGGGGGCCGAACTGCGCGTGGCCCGCAGACGGCGGCGGTCGGGCCAGACGGACTGATACCAGATTGCGTTGATTTGCAAGCATCAACCGAGCGAAGCGAGAAGCAAAAAATACGGGGTGGCGGAGATGGAACCCCCAGTGCCCAGAGCTGCCTCTGGACATGCTTTCAGGGCGGGCAGGAACATCCGACGTTCTCCCACTCGCTCCGCTCGGATTTCAGGTTTACAAGTCAACCTTTCGGAGTCCGTATCAGCGATTGTGCGGACAGTTTTGCATCCTCTTGCGAGAGGTGTAGAGAGGTGTATTCGAAAATAGCGTGCAGGGCGCAAAAAGCCCCTCTCCCCTTGCGGGGGACTCGCAGAGCTGCTTGCAGAGGGGTTGGGGAGGGGGGTGGACGGCAACGCCGTCCCAGCGTGGGAAAGGTCCAGAAAGTTATGAATCTGTCCGCACCATTGAGCAGAGCCATCCCGTAGGAGGCTCCGCCGCCTCACCGGTCCTTCATGTCTGGACTGGACGGGACAGGGTGGGGCAGACACGCGTCAGGTTGGCCCGGCATACTGGCCGGATGCCGGTGTCCGCCCTGCTCTCTTCCCTGACTCACGCTGCCCGCCTCCGAAGTGGGGGCCGCACGCTGCTCGCGGCGCTGACGCTGGGCCTGACCGCGCTGCCCGCCGCGGCGGTGGGGGCCGTCCAGCTTTCCTTCACCCCTGACCAGACCGCCGCCTACGTGAACGGCGAGGCCGCGCAGTTCAGCGCGCCGCCGCGCCTGCTGAACGGCCGCACGATGGTGCCGCTGCGCGAGGCGGCGGCCCTGCTGGGGCAGTCCCTGGTCGAGGCGGGCGGCCAGGTGCAGCTCGGTCGCCTGACGGTGGACCCGGTGGGCAACACGGCCTTTCTGGCGGGGGCACCGCAACCCGGCGGCAGCGTCGTCACGGTCGGGACCACGCTGTACGTGAGTGTCCGGCTGCTGGCCGACGCGCTGAACGCGAACCTCTCGGTGGACGACGGGGGCCGCAGCCTGACTCTCACGGCGCTGCGCGAGGGGGGCAACCCGCTCTCGCCGCAGGCCCGCTTCTCGACCGACAAGGGCACCTACGCGCCCGGCGAGCGGATTATCTTTACCGACTACCCCTTCGACCCGGACGGGGCCGACATCACCGCCCGCAAATGGACGGGCCGCCAGGACGTGTACTTCCAGCCCGGCACCTACACCGTCACCCTCCAGGTCACCAACAGCCGCGGCCTCCAGAGCCAGCCCTACAGCCGCACCATCCGCGTGGAGGGCGCGCCCGTGGACACGCCGCTGAGCTACGCGCTGAAGTACGCCGAACCCGGCGACCGCTTTCCCGACCCGCTGGTGTCCGGCTACCCCGCCGTGACGGCCCTGCCGGTCCCCAGTGCCAGCTACCCGCTGCTGTTCAGTGACAGCCCGGAAGTGCCCACCCAGAGCGGCGTGCTGTACCAGGACACCGTGTCGGGGCGGGCGCGGCTGCTGGCCTACCACCTGAACGCGCTGGCCCGCCCCGCGCGGCTCTACATCCTGGCGCGGAACCTCGAACCCCGCGCGGTGGAGGTCCGCACCGAACGCCTGGGCGAGACGGCCCCCACCCGCATCGAGGGGCTGCTGGGGCAGGTCACGCTGCTGGACTACTTCGCCAGCACGGGCGGGCACAGCCTGACCCTCGCGCCCGGCCAGAGTGCGGCGGTGTACGCCAGCCCCACCCTGAACGCCGGCAGCGGCGTCAACGTGATGCAGGACCTGACGGCCTCGGGCCGGGTCGAACTCACCTTCGTGATGCTGGAAGAGGGCCTGCCGCCCAGCGCCCAGGTCGTGCAGCAGCTGCCCTACCTCCAGCCCGACGGCCGCCACGTGCGCGGCACCTTCCCGAACGCGGTGCGGTCCCTGCGGGTGAACCTCACCACCCTGCCCGCCCGCCTGATCATCGGGGACGGCCAGGTGGACCCGGCACTCACCGGCACCGACATGCTGACGGGCCGCCCCCAGCGACTCAGCGGCAATTACGGCGTGCTGTACGACCTGGAGGTGAGCGGCGTCGCTGGAACCGCCGTCGCCTTCAGCCCGCGCGGCGGCCTCTACCGCGGCGCGATGAACATCGAGGACGGCCCCATCACCCAGACCATCAAGCTGCCCCGCAGCGGCAACGCCCTCACCCCCGACCAGCCCGTGCTGCTGTGGCGCGCGCAGTCCGACCGCCTGAACATCGACTTCGTGCCCGCCAGCGGCAGCAACCTGCCCATCAGCCTGGTGTTCTACCGCGCCGGGGTGCAGCCGGGGTTTGGCGGGGTGCTGAAGACGTATCACCCCTGACGGGTGCCGATGGCGGAAGGCTGAACGCCGATGGCCAGGAGAGCTTTTGCTGAAGCTTTGGCCTCGTGTGCCATCTGCCATCGGCCCCTACAGCGTGCAGGCCGTCGCCACCCACCACCCCGGCTGCCGCGCTTGAATGGTCCGCGCCGCCGCGTGCGCCTGGTCGTCGTTTTCGGCCAGGGCGAAGCAGGTGGCCCCGGAGCCGCTCATCAAAGGCGAGCGCAGGCCCGTGTCCGCCAGGGCGGTCAGCGCCTCGCGGATGGGGGCGTGGCGGGCGGCCACCGGGTCTTGCAGGGCGTTGTGGAAGGGCACCTCGTGGCGGCTGGTCAGCGCGGCGAGGATGCCTTCCACGTCCAGGGGCGGGGTGAAGGCCTCCTCCTCGTCGAGCCAGGTGTAGGCGTCCCGCGCGCTGACCTCCACACCCGGATTGACCAGCACCAGCGGCACGCGCGGCACCGGCAGCGGCGTGAGGACCTCCCCCACCCCCTCGGCCAGCGCCGCCTGCCCCAGCAGGAAGAAGGGCACGTCCGCGCCCAGTGTCAGGGCCAGCGTGGGGAGGTGAACGGACGCGGGATACAGGCGGGCCAGGGCCATCAGGGTGGTCGCCGCGTCGCTGCTGCCGCCGCCCAGGCCGGAGGCCAGCGGGAGCCGCTTGCGGAGGGTGATGGCCGCGCCGCTCGGCTGCCCCGCCGCGTCCAGATACGCCCGCGCCGCCCGGTAGACCAGATTGTGCCCGTCCGCCGGGAGGTCCGCGCCCTCTACCCGCAACGTGAGGGTGTCAGCGGGGGCGATGTCCAGCTCGTCGCCCACCGTCAGCGGCACCATGATGGAGTGCAGCTCGTGGTAGCCGCCCTGGCGCAGGCCGCGCACGCTGAGGCCCAGGTTGACCTTGGCGGGGGCGAAGTAGGTCGTGGGGACCGCTTCAGGCATCATCGGTGCCAGCATCCCATACTCGGGCGAGGGCCTGCGCCAGGGCCAGGTCGCCGGGCGTCGTGACCTTGAACAGCCGGGCGTCGCCGGGCACCAGTGTTACCGGGAGGCCCAGTCGGGCGACCAGACCGGCGTCGTCGGTCGCGGCGAAGCCCTCCGCCCGCGCCGCCGCGTGCGCCCGCAGCAGCAGCTCACGGCGGAAGCCCTGCGGCGTCTGCACCGCCCAGAGGCTCTCGCGGGGAACCAGGCCACCCCACCGCCCCGCCTCACCCCGCACCAGGGTGTCGGCCACGGGCAGGGCCACTGTCGCCGCGCCCGTTTCAGGAATGGCCTCCAGCAGCGCGTGAACCACATGCGCGGGCAGGAAGGGCCGCGCCGCGTCGTGGACCAGCACCACATCGGCCGAGGTGGCCTGGAGCAGCCGGCGCACGCTGTCCTGCCGCGTCTCGCCCCCCAGGATGGCCCGCGCGGGGAGGCCTTCCGGCAGGCTCGACCCTTCCGGCAGCGCCACCAGCACCTCATCCACCAGGGGGGCGAGGGCGGCCACGCTGCGGACGAGGAGGCTCTTTCCCGCCACCTCCACGAACGCCTTCGGCCCCAGGCCCAGGCGGGTGCCCGACCCGGCGGCGGGAATCAGGGCGGCAGTGCGGCCTGCCAGGAAGCAGATGCCTGTCATCCCTCTGCCTTCTGCCGGGGGGGTTCCCGCCAGCGCCGGAAGCCCGGCACGTCCAGCCCGAACTGGTCCAGCACGCGGGCCGTCACGAAATGCAGCAGTTCTTCCACGTCTCCCGGCGCGTGGTAGAAGCCGGGGCTGGCGGTCATCACGGTGGCCCCCGCGTCATGGGCGGCCAGCATGTTCAGCAGCATGGGCCGGGGGAGGGGGTCTTCCCGCAGCACCAGTACCAGCCGCCGCCGTTCCTTGAGGGTGACGTGGGCGGCACGAGCGAGCAGGTTGTCGGCAAAGCCGCCCGCCACCTTCGCCAGGGTTCCGGCGCTGCACGGCACGACCAGCATCCCCGCCGTGCGAAAGGAGCCGCTGGCGATGCTGGCGGCGAGG harbors:
- a CDS encoding ABC transporter ATP-binding protein, with the translated sequence MIELQHLEKQYGGTFAVRDLSLVFPEGELTALLGPSGCGKTTTLRMINRLIEPGGGRVLLDGRDTRDLRPEVLRRGIGYVIQQIGLFPHLTIAQNVATVPDLLGWDRQRTARRVDELLELVGLDPAVYRSKKPGELSGGQAQRVGVARALAADPPVLLMDEPFGALDPLARDRLQQAFRAIQQRLRKTVVLVTHDIDEALRLGDRIALMNAGTLAQFGTPAELIHRPASPFVRQFLGEDAALRQLAGRRAAEFVRPGPAGDLPAVDGELDARSALGVMLREGTGTLAVTRAGVPLGVLRWEDLGQPGEPDA
- a CDS encoding ABC transporter permease, translated to MLAGALLPWVLLRPNRLAPGEYLRLPPALLGGALLLALLPLCTFRLAPRLTWLAASLAVAAGFWGLGAETRTALVGQPPFARASAAGGVWLFLLGAGIAAYAAGLLGRTRRERGLAWAWLPPVAALFLAGHLNAWSVLVEGRSEGPRWVQELGQHLRLVGGGLGLALLLGVPLAVWAARRERPAGVVLGLANGIQTLPSLALLGLLIAPLAALANAFPWLRELGVSGIGAAPTLVALTLYALLPILRNGVVALRGVSPGALDAARGMGMTAAQMFWRVELPLALPVWLSGVRQAAVLLVGVTAVAALIGAGGLGSYIFKGLQSAASDLILLGAVPAALLALLLDAALRALEGVLGQRLGRVE
- a CDS encoding ABC transporter substrate-binding protein — protein: MNKVLCLSLAVLVGSAAAKPIVVGSKLDPEAQILGQMIVLTLRNAGLDVTDRTNLGDTGVNRKALLAGEIDVYPEYTGNAVYLFPQAKISAKEAGNPGRIYGYARQLDLKNGVTWLKPANVNNTWVIAVPQALAAQQKLGSVADLARYLKGGGRFKIAGSPEFFNRPDTMPAFEAAYGFKLRPDQKLVLAGATPPQTQQAAASGTSGVNAAMAYGTDGTLAALKLVALKDPKGAQAVYQPAPIIRSEVLKANPQIAALLNKTFATLTQSTLQGLNAQVALEGRTAQDVARTYLRGKGLIK
- a CDS encoding HU family DNA-binding protein; the encoded protein is MARTSPSEARGNDAGGAETRAGSGKIAKTQIIDQIAERTSLSRKQAGEAVATLLGGIAEALRDGKTVGLPGLGTLSVTETAARTGVRPGTSEKIQIPAGRKIRFKVAGTLKGNL
- a CDS encoding HesA/MoeB/ThiF family protein, producing the protein MTSGPASPLSRTELRRYSRQLLVPEWLDAGAQERLRAAAVLVVGAGGLGGPVILQLAGAGVGRLVIADGDTVDLSNLHRQTQFGVGDVGRPKAEVVAARAQALNPFVQVEAAPWLDEANADALVGGVDLVVDATDNFGARYAIADACGRAGREWVWGAASGSSGLVSVFGPDLGLRDVFPDPGGAESCDEAGVLGPLPNVVGSVMALEALKVLGGVGEALRGRLWTFDALTGRVRVLRLREG
- a CDS encoding type 1 glutamine amidotransferase domain-containing protein, producing the protein MTQQQKNVQGKKVAILVADGFERVELEQPRQALQQAGAVTQVVSLKPGEVQGMNHDLEPAGKVKVDRTITEVSANDFDALLLPGGTVNPDKLRLSPEAMAFVRAFYDAGKPIAAICHGTWSLLESGISRGLRITSWPSLQTDLRNSGAEWVDEEVVTDRGVVTSRKPDDLSAFNAKMLEEFAEGDHSAKR
- a CDS encoding glycerol-3-phosphate acyltransferase, which translates into the protein MLLLVALASYLLGSLVAGVLYSRALGEDIRARDLPGGSGTYRQHGLAAALLVTAGDMLKGAAAVLLARWLTPGHTWVATLFVVLGHCYPVFFGFRGGGGIAPLLGALLVAAPVTLAGTVAAGLALIPLYRVTLQRRLGLNAVPFATAVAVPLGLLLAARFGGLPDLLAGGAAMAVRALHLLTGQKRPA
- a CDS encoding stalk domain-containing protein, with translation MPVSALLSSLTHAARLRSGGRTLLAALTLGLTALPAAAVGAVQLSFTPDQTAAYVNGEAAQFSAPPRLLNGRTMVPLREAAALLGQSLVEAGGQVQLGRLTVDPVGNTAFLAGAPQPGGSVVTVGTTLYVSVRLLADALNANLSVDDGGRSLTLTALREGGNPLSPQARFSTDKGTYAPGERIIFTDYPFDPDGADITARKWTGRQDVYFQPGTYTVTLQVTNSRGLQSQPYSRTIRVEGAPVDTPLSYALKYAEPGDRFPDPLVSGYPAVTALPVPSASYPLLFSDSPEVPTQSGVLYQDTVSGRARLLAYHLNALARPARLYILARNLEPRAVEVRTERLGETAPTRIEGLLGQVTLLDYFASTGGHSLTLAPGQSAAVYASPTLNAGSGVNVMQDLTASGRVELTFVMLEEGLPPSAQVVQQLPYLQPDGRHVRGTFPNAVRSLRVNLTTLPARLIIGDGQVDPALTGTDMLTGRPQRLSGNYGVLYDLEVSGVAGTAVAFSPRGGLYRGAMNIEDGPITQTIKLPRSGNALTPDQPVLLWRAQSDRLNIDFVPASGSNLPISLVFYRAGVQPGFGGVLKTYHP
- a CDS encoding 4-(cytidine 5'-diphospho)-2-C-methyl-D-erythritol kinase, with protein sequence MMPEAVPTTYFAPAKVNLGLSVRGLRQGGYHELHSIMVPLTVGDELDIAPADTLTLRVEGADLPADGHNLVYRAARAYLDAAGQPSGAAITLRKRLPLASGLGGGSSDAATTLMALARLYPASVHLPTLALTLGADVPFFLLGQAALAEGVGEVLTPLPVPRVPLVLVNPGVEVSARDAYTWLDEEEAFTPPLDVEGILAALTSRHEVPFHNALQDPVAARHAPIREALTALADTGLRSPLMSGSGATCFALAENDDQAHAAARTIQARQPGWWVATACTL
- the ispD gene encoding 2-C-methyl-D-erythritol 4-phosphate cytidylyltransferase; this translates as MTGICFLAGRTAALIPAAGSGTRLGLGPKAFVEVAGKSLLVRSVAALAPLVDEVLVALPEGSSLPEGLPARAILGGETRQDSVRRLLQATSADVVLVHDAARPFLPAHVVHALLEAIPETGAATVALPVADTLVRGEAGRWGGLVPRESLWAVQTPQGFRRELLLRAHAAARAEGFAATDDAGLVARLGLPVTLVPGDARLFKVTTPGDLALAQALARVWDAGTDDA
- a CDS encoding UbiX family flavin prenyltransferase gives rise to the protein MSAGRLVVGVSGGSGIPYALNVLRALRELDVETHLVVTSGAKRVMTAEGGPQLADLTALATVTHDDRDLAASIASGSFRTAGMLVVPCSAGTLAKVAGGFADNLLARAAHVTLKERRRLVLVLREDPLPRPMLLNMLAAHDAGATVMTASPGFYHAPGDVEELLHFVTARVLDQFGLDVPGFRRWREPPRQKAEG